The genomic window GCTTATAGAAAATGCTCAAAAACGCATTAAGCAAAAGAAAGGATTATATATTCATTTTGTTATATTTTTGCTTGGCGCAGTTTTTTTAATAATCGCTAATACCGTTTTAGGTATTGGTAAAGACATTACTTTTTTTGGAAAAGAATGGTTTTTGTATGCTATTTTGGCTTGGTCATTTTTCTTTTTATACCATTTATTAAATGTGTTTATTACGCATCAATTTATGGGTAAAGCATGGGAGAAACAACAATTAGAAAAACTAGTAGCCAAACAACAAGCTCGTATTGAAACTCTAAAGACCACTTTAGCTAAAGAAGAAAAGCATATTGTTAAAAGTGAAGTCTTTAAGAGTGAGCAAAATGCAATAGAACCGTTAAGTTCTAATAAACAGGAACTCACTATTATTGTCGCTGCAGCGGAAAACGATGCGATAGGGAAAGGTAATAAGCTAATATGGCATTTAAGCGACGATTTAAAACGATTTAAAAGCTTAACGAACAATCACCATATTATTATGGGGCGTAAAACGTTTGAAAGCTTCCCAAAGCCTTTGCCAAACCGTACACATGTTGTAATTACGCGCCAAAGTGATTATAAAGCACCTGAGGGCGTTATTCTAGTAAATAGCTTAGAAGAAGCTGTTATAGCTTGTAAAAGCGATTTACAACCTTACATTATAGGTGGTGGTGAAATTTATAGACAAGCACTGGCTATAGCAGATAAAATTGAGATTACAAGAGTGCATGAAAGTTTTGAGGCCGATACGTACTTCCCGAAAATTGATATGTCGATTTGGAAAGAAACGGCACATAAGTTTCATAGTAAAGATGGAAAGCATGATTACGAATTTACTTTTCAGACTTACGAAAGAAAATAATCAGTATATTTTCTCATTTAATTTCTATACAGAATTTCAATATTTATGGTAAAAGAACTTCAACTTCGTATTTCATTAAAAGAAGAAGAACGCAGTGATATTCTCGTTTTAAAGTCTGCTTTAAAATTAGATATTGATCGTGAAGATATTACGGGCGTAAAAGTTTTACGAAAATCTATA from Algibacter sp. L1A34 includes these protein-coding regions:
- a CDS encoding dihydrofolate reductase, with product MFGKKRPTPQIDKDQLELIENAQKRIKQKKGLYIHFVIFLLGAVFLIIANTVLGIGKDITFFGKEWFLYAILAWSFFFLYHLLNVFITHQFMGKAWEKQQLEKLVAKQQARIETLKTTLAKEEKHIVKSEVFKSEQNAIEPLSSNKQELTIIVAAAENDAIGKGNKLIWHLSDDLKRFKSLTNNHHIIMGRKTFESFPKPLPNRTHVVITRQSDYKAPEGVILVNSLEEAVIACKSDLQPYIIGGGEIYRQALAIADKIEITRVHESFEADTYFPKIDMSIWKETAHKFHSKDGKHDYEFTFQTYERK